From a single Eleginops maclovinus isolate JMC-PN-2008 ecotype Puerto Natales chromosome 2, JC_Emac_rtc_rv5, whole genome shotgun sequence genomic region:
- the fbxl22 gene encoding F-box and leucine-rich protein 22: MHVTQLNRECLLHLFSFLDKDNRKSLSLTCHALREVFLDPRLWTVLHFSSPCQLTRDNFVLGPSLRYLTVCWFSSRVLQVCNIEDWLKSSFQKDICSKHESLVSTFLAHVCHMCPNLLWLSLSGCGHITDNDVISVLQSCRKLRCLHLENCVRITDCSLQGVATHGESLVEVKVDFCRNVTQAGLQAIKEKRLCIQLSAERSADMIPDSKPEERLPLRRTLQKVLQFT; the protein is encoded by the exons ATGCATGTCACCCAGCTCAACCGCGAGTGTCTCCTCCACCTTTTCTCCTTCCTAGACAAGGACAACCGGAAGAGTTTGTCCCTTACCTGTCACGCGCTGCGCGAAGTCTTTCTGGACCCCCGCCTATGGACCGTGCTCCACTTCAGCTCCCCTTGTCAGCTGACCCGGGACAACTTCGTGCTGGGACCCTCGTTGCGTTACCTGACGGTCTGCTGGTTCTCGAGCAGGGTCCTGCAGGTGTGCAACATCGAGGACTGGTTGAAGAGTTCGTTTCAGAAGGACATCTGCAGCAAACACGAGAGCCTGGTCTCCACTTTCCTGGCCCATGTCTGCCACAT GTGTCCCAACCTTCTCTGGCTGTCCCTGTCTGGCTGTGGACACATCACCGACAATGATGTGATCTCTgtgctgcagagctgcaggaaactGCGCTGCCTTCACTTGGAGAACTGTGTCCGCATCACTGACTGCAGCCTGCAGGGTGTGGCGACGCATGGAGAAAGTCTGGTGGAGGTAAAGGTGGACTTCTGCAGGAACGTCACTCAGGCAGGGCTGCAGGCTATCAAAGAAAAGAGGCTGTGCATCCAGCTGAGTGCAGAGAGGAGTGCTGATATGATCCCAGACAGCAAGCCTGAGGAGAGGCTGCCACTCAGGAGGACTCTGCAGAAAGTCCTGCAGTTCACCTGA